One window of Microbacterium sediminis genomic DNA carries:
- a CDS encoding helix-turn-helix transcriptional regulator has product MNRTDRLYALVEELRAVSPRRRSARWLAERFEVSVRTVERDLSALQQSGVPIWAEPGRAGGYALDASATLGPMGFTVDEALAILIGLGTLRRGPFRHAAGTALRKLLAVMPDEDARRATALASRVHLLEPDDEAPIPAEFAAALRANRVVRLEYRRQDGTVTRREVEPLGSIGRDGAWYLIAWCRLRDGVRAFRGDRMISVELTDERPPPRALRREDLHIPFGTLRSVVDDLR; this is encoded by the coding sequence GTGAACAGGACCGATCGGCTCTATGCGCTCGTCGAGGAGCTGCGCGCGGTGTCGCCGCGGCGCCGGAGCGCGCGATGGCTCGCGGAGCGCTTCGAGGTGTCGGTGCGCACGGTCGAGCGCGACCTGTCGGCGCTGCAGCAGTCCGGTGTGCCGATCTGGGCCGAGCCGGGGCGGGCGGGCGGATACGCGCTCGATGCGTCCGCGACCCTCGGCCCCATGGGGTTCACCGTCGACGAGGCGCTCGCGATCCTGATCGGGCTCGGCACGCTTCGGCGCGGGCCGTTCCGCCATGCGGCGGGCACGGCGCTGCGCAAGCTGCTGGCCGTCATGCCGGATGAGGACGCGCGCCGCGCCACGGCGCTTGCCTCGCGCGTGCACCTGCTCGAGCCCGACGACGAGGCCCCCATCCCCGCGGAGTTCGCGGCGGCGCTGCGCGCGAACCGGGTGGTGCGGCTGGAGTACCGGCGTCAGGACGGCACGGTGACCCGCCGGGAGGTCGAGCCGCTCGGCTCCATCGGCCGGGACGGCGCCTGGTATCTCATCGCGTGGTGCCGGCTGCGCGACGGCGTGCGGGCGTTCCGTGGCGACCGCATGATCTCCGTCGAGCTCACCGACGAGCGTCCGCCGCCCCGGGCGCTGCGCAGGGAGGATCTCCACATCCCGTTCGGGACGCTGCGATCGGTCGTGGACGACCTGCGCTGA
- a CDS encoding VOC family protein yields the protein MTFASVRIITDDVDRLAAFYERVTGQTAVRPAPVFAQFSGPGATLAIASPATVAMLGDALAPAANRSVIVEFEVDDVEAEFARLEPELTDIVLPPSTMPWGNRSALFRDPDGNLVNLFSRPAG from the coding sequence ATGACGTTCGCATCCGTCCGCATCATCACCGACGACGTCGATCGGCTCGCCGCGTTCTACGAGCGCGTGACCGGCCAGACCGCTGTGCGACCGGCCCCGGTGTTCGCGCAGTTCTCCGGCCCGGGCGCGACCCTCGCGATCGCCAGCCCGGCCACCGTGGCGATGCTGGGCGACGCCCTCGCCCCGGCCGCGAACCGGTCGGTGATCGTCGAGTTCGAGGTGGACGACGTCGAGGCCGAGTTTGCGCGGCTGGAGCCGGAGCTCACCGACATCGTGCTGCCGCCGTCGACGATGCCGTGGGGCAACCGGTCGGCGCTGTTCCGCGACCCCGACGGCAACCTCGTCAACCTGTTCAGCCGGCCCGCGGGCTGA
- a CDS encoding GNAT family N-acetyltransferase, protein MTTDEGVWLRPLRRDDAGGVLAAFRSNADMARQGDVTTPADAERYVENLLAPASAHRPWAVATGDGLAGLVCVSVDAKNRNGWFSYWMATAARGHGWMRRAAATVADWALTDGGLERLELGHRVNNPASGAVARAAGFVKEGTERAKFLVDGRRIDVDTYGRLRTDPPPRYEPLPMRGGAR, encoded by the coding sequence ATGACGACGGATGAGGGCGTGTGGCTGCGGCCGTTGCGCCGCGACGACGCCGGGGGAGTGCTGGCCGCGTTCCGCTCGAACGCCGACATGGCGCGGCAGGGAGACGTGACGACGCCCGCCGATGCCGAGCGGTACGTGGAGAATCTCCTGGCGCCCGCGTCCGCGCATCGCCCGTGGGCCGTCGCGACGGGCGACGGGCTCGCCGGACTCGTGTGCGTGAGCGTGGATGCGAAGAACCGCAATGGCTGGTTCTCGTACTGGATGGCGACCGCGGCGCGTGGGCACGGCTGGATGCGCCGGGCCGCGGCGACCGTCGCCGACTGGGCGCTGACCGATGGCGGACTCGAGCGTCTCGAGCTCGGGCACCGCGTCAACAATCCGGCGTCCGGGGCGGTGGCCCGCGCGGCGGGCTTTGTGAAGGAGGGAACCGAGCGCGCCAAATTCCTCGTGGATGGGCGACGGATCGACGTCGACACGTACGGTCGGCTCCGCACCGATCCGCCGCCGCGATACGAGCCGCTGCCCATGCGCGGTGGGGCCCGGTGA
- a CDS encoding MBL fold metallo-hydrolase produces the protein MPGATRGATAPRSAPIWSSCARPRGCGTRPRCTSISARRTSSPDATRRRWRRSRSRSPDLRAELETIGRPLSDIRGVVLTHGDSDHIGFAEQLRREAGVPVHVHTADAHRVRTGEKPKTPMGPARPGPMLGFLAYSLRKNGLRTRYVQEVVEVADGDVLDLPGNPRIIGLPGHSPGSVAVHVPAADAVFVGDALTTRHVLTGRTGPQPAPFTDEPEQALDSLDRLAGISASWVLPGHGAPWRGTPADIAAAVRAA, from the coding sequence ATGCCTGGCGCGACCAGGGGCGCCACGGCGCCTCGATCCGCGCCTATCTGGAGCTCGTGCGCGAGGCCGCGGGGATGCGGCACGAGGCCACGATGCACCAGCATCTCGGCAAGGCGTACTTCGTCGCCGGACGCTACGCGGAGGCGCTGGAGGCGTTCACGGTCGCGCTCACCCGACCTGCGGGCCGAGCTGGAGACGATCGGGCGACCGCTCTCCGACATCCGCGGGGTCGTCCTCACCCACGGCGACAGCGATCACATCGGCTTCGCCGAGCAGCTGCGGCGCGAGGCGGGCGTCCCCGTGCATGTCCACACCGCCGACGCCCATCGCGTCCGCACCGGTGAGAAGCCGAAGACACCGATGGGACCGGCCCGTCCCGGCCCGATGCTGGGGTTCCTCGCGTACTCCCTGCGCAAGAACGGGCTGCGCACGCGCTACGTGCAGGAGGTCGTGGAGGTCGCGGACGGCGATGTGCTGGATCTGCCCGGCAACCCCCGCATCATCGGACTGCCGGGGCACTCGCCGGGCAGCGTTGCGGTGCACGTGCCGGCGGCGGACGCGGTGTTCGTGGGTGACGCCCTCACCACGCGCCACGTGCTCACCGGCCGCACGGGCCCGCAGCCGGCGCCGTTCACCGACGAGCCCGAGCAGGCGCTCGACTCCCTCGACCGGCTCGCGGGGATCTCGGCGTCGTGGGTGCTGCCCGGCCACGGCGCGCCCTGGCGCGGCACGCCCGCCGACATCGCGGCGGCGGTCCGCGCGGCGTGA